One part of the Arabidopsis thaliana chromosome 1 sequence genome encodes these proteins:
- a CDS encoding uncharacterized protein (FUNCTIONS IN: molecular_function unknown; INVOLVED IN: biological_process unknown; BEST Arabidopsis thaliana protein match is: embryo defective 1303 (TAIR:AT1G56200.1); Has 142 Blast hits to 142 proteins in 33 species: Archae - 0; Bacteria - 14; Metazoa - 57; Fungi - 0; Plants - 62; Viruses - 0; Other Eukaryotes - 9 (source: NCBI BLink).): MPVMNPSLCIGTQTSVYLAPREKSFTSNGNSQRRYPTSVSMQRQPWSQSKFPSLQDAVQPVVVSKNKRPVFACNSALNSKCSQGQTQTVTRQSPTITQAPTHGKVKSPKLDDGGNGFPPRDDGGGGGGGGGGGSSSGGFFLFGFLLFMGYLKDLEGEHENNH; this comes from the exons ATGCCGGTAATGAATCCATCATTGTGTATTGGTACACAAACATCGGTGTACCTCGCTCCTCGTGAGAAATCTTTTACGAGTAATG GAAACTCTCAAAGGCGTTATCCTACAAGCGTTTCTATGCAACGCCAGCCTTGGAGCCAAAGTAAATTCCCTTCTCTCCAGGATGCAGTGCAACCAGTTGTCGTCTCTAAGAATAAAAGACCAGTCTTTGCATGTAACTCTGCGCTG AATTCAAAATGCAGTCAAGGACAAACACAGACCGTTACACGGCAATCACCAACAATCACACAAGCTCCTACTCATG GAAAAGTTAAATCCCCAAAGCTTGATGACGGTGGAAACGGGTTCCCACCTCGggatgatggtggtggtggtggtggcggaggCGGTGGAGGGAGCTCTTCAGGTGGATTCTTCCTTTTCgggtttcttttgttcatgGGATACTTGAAAGATTTGGAGGGCGAACATGAAAACAACCATTAA
- a CDS encoding SIT4 phosphatase-associated family protein (SIT4 phosphatase-associated family protein; FUNCTIONS IN: molecular_function unknown; INVOLVED IN: biological_process unknown; EXPRESSED IN: guard cell; CONTAINS InterPro DOMAIN/s: SIT4 phosphatase-associated protein (InterPro:IPR007587); BEST Arabidopsis thaliana protein match is: SIT4 phosphatase-associated family protein (TAIR:AT3G45190.1).) — MAGLSTASAVEAILDKDSFTLEDLLDEDEIIQECKALNGRLLNFLREKVQVEQLIRYIIEEPLEDVEKKRTFKFPFIACEIFTCEIEMILKTLVEDEELMLLLFSFLEAKETHNSLLAGYFSKVVICLLVRKTIPFMQFIKDHQEILKQLVDLIGITSIMEVLKRLVGTDEHLYSNYTSAMQWIEDTDVLEMIVDKFGSSESPEVHANAAEILCTVARYAPPGLATKLSSPSCTGRLLKHTLEDSRPKSVLVNSLSVCISLLDPKRFTLGTYHIYGRQLTHGSMVTNPETVEGMLGSLGDLLMLLNVSSAEGVLLTTYGKLQPPLGKHRLKIVEFISVLLTVGSEAAEKEVIRLGAVKRVLDLFFEYPYNNFLHHHVENVILSCMESKNSQLVDHLLSECNLIGSILEAEKDSTLTAGDSDKPTVPAEGKKPLRIGNIGHLTRISNKLLQLANSNVEIQSHLQENSKWVDWQTDVLSKRNTLENVYSWACGRPTSLHDRSRDSDDDDYHDRDYDVAALANNLSQAFRYGIYSNDDMDEAQGSMERDDEDVYFDDESAEVVISSLRLGDDQESDSLFTNSNWFAFDDDKAANERSMTSAASPSPNADGDGEDDDDVVIGEADEFNATAASSPPVDMETEDSTSKHPSENPSEPEPEKSPAWVEWRETSESTAPPSSNPEETTILSNGDVQIEKEDNDDDDDTDNKSAVKTPGVPGDETTEKLPDESGVEPTENSPKASGIEPTESSPKASGAEVTGNLRDSDPAESHADAKSSEPESPHGTKETEVAAEADTKETEEAVKEPEKVV; from the exons ATGGCTGGATTATCAACGGCGTCTGCC GTTGAAGCAATTTTGGATAAAGATAGTTTCACATTAGAGGATCTTCTTGACGAGGATGAAATTATTCAAGAATGCAAAGCCCTGAATGGACGACTCTTAAATTT CTTGAGAGAAAAAGTGCAAGTGGAACAACTTATTAGGTACATAATAGAGGAGCCTCTTGAGGACGTGGAAAAGAAGCGAACATTCAA GTTTCCTTTCATTGCCTGTGAAATTTTCACATGTGAGATTGAAATGATACTGAAAACACTAGTAGAAGATGAGGAG TTgatgttattattgttttcgtttttggaaGCTAAAgaaacccataactcattaCTTGCCGGGTACTTCAGCAAG GTTGTCATTTGTCTGCTGGTGCGGAAGACGATCCCATTCATGCAATTTATAAAA GATCATCAAGAAATTCTGAAGCAGCTTGTTGATTTGATTGGTATTACATCTATTATGGAG GTTTTAAAACGCCTGGTTGGTACTGATGAACACCTATATTCAAACTATACAAGTGCAATGCAGTGGATAGAAGATACGGATGTTTTAGAGATGATTGTGGACAAGTTTGGCTCTTCG gaGTCTCCCGAGGTACATGCCAATGCAGCTGAAATTCTGTGTACTGTTGCAAGATACGCACCCCCTGGTCTTGCTACAAAACTTTCCAGCCCCAG CTGCACTGGAAGGTTGTTAAAACATACTTTAGAAGATTCACGGCCTAAGTCTGTTCTGGTTAATTCGTTATCTGTATGCATATCTCTACTCGATCCTAAGAGGTTTACACTGGGCACTTATCATATATATGGTCGTCAACTTACCCATGGAAGCATGGTAACTAATCCCGAGACAGTTGAGGGAATGCTTGGAAGCCTAG GTGATTTACTTATGCTTTTGAATGTTTCATCTGCTGAGGGTGTTTTGTTAACAACGTATGGCAAGTTGCAACCACCTCTTGGAAAACACAGATTAAAG ATTGTAGAGTTTATTTCAGTCTTGCTCACTGTCGGTAGTGAAGCAGCAGAGAAGGAAGTAATTCGACTTGGAGCGGTGAAAAGAGTGTTGGACTTGTTCTTTGA GTATCCCTACAACAATTTTTTGCATCACCATGTGGAGAATGTAATTCTCTCATGTATGGAGAGCAAAAACTCTCAACTTGTTGACCATCTTCTCAGTGAGTGCAATCTTATTGGGAGTATACTAGAGGCGGAAAAGGACTCCACATTAACTGCTGGTGATTCTGATAAG CCTACAGTCCCTGCAGAGGGTAAAAAGCCACTCAGGATTGGAAACATCGGTCATTTGACTCGTATCTCCAACAAACTTCTTCAGCTAGCTAATAGCAATGTCGAAATTCAGTCACATTTGCAG GAAAATAGCAAATGGGTGGACTGGCAGACAGATGTCTTGTCGAAGCGTAATACATTGGAAAATGTCTACTCTTGGGCCTGCGG GAGGCCTACTTCACTCCATGATCGTAGTAgagatagtgatgatgatgattaccACGATAGAGATTATGATGTGGCAGCCCTAGCAAACAATTTGAGCCAGGCTTTTCGATATGGAATTTACAGCAATGATGACATGGATGAG GCCCAAGGCTCTATGGAACGCGATGATGAG GATGTCTACTTTGATGATGAATCTGCAGAAGTCGTCATATCCTCCTTGCGCCTTGGAGATGACCAGGAGAG TGATTCTCTCTTCACAAATTCAAACTGGTTCGCATTCGATGATGATAAAGCTGCGAATGAGCGCTCAATGACCTCAGCTGCTTCCCCTTCACCCAATGCTGATGGAgatggtgaagatgatgatgatgtcgTCATAGGCGAAGCCGATGAATTCAACGCCACTGCAGCCTCTTCTCCACCTGTTGATATGGAAACAGAGGATTCTACATCAAAGCATCCTTCTGAAAACCCGAGTGAACCAGAACCTGAAAAGTCACCTGCTTGGGTTGAGTGGAGAGAGACCTCTGAGTCCACCGCACCACCTTCTTCCAACCCAGAGGAGACTACCATATTGTCCAATGGTGATGTTCAAATTGAGAAAgaggataatgatgatgatgatgatactgaTAACAAAAGTGCAGTGAAAACACCAGGTGTACCTGGCGATGAAACCACAGAGAAGTTACCAGATGAGAGTGGTGTTGAACCCACTGAGAACTCACCAAAAGCTAGTGGCATTGAACCCACAGAGAGCTCACCAAAAGCGAGTGGAGCTGAAGTAACTGGAAACTTGAGAGATTCCGATCCTGCTGAATCTCATGCGGATGCTAAAAGCTCTGAACCTGAAAGCCCTCATGggacaaaagaaacagaggttGCAGCAGAAGCAGATACCAAAGAGACCGAAGAGGCTGTGAAGGAACCAGAGAAGGTAGTGTGA
- the DRT111 gene encoding D111/G-patch domain-containing protein (DNA-DAMAGE-REPAIR/TOLERATION PROTEIN 111 (DRT111); FUNCTIONS IN: nucleotide binding, nucleic acid binding; INVOLVED IN: DNA repair; LOCATED IN: chloroplast, nucleus, cytoplasm; EXPRESSED IN: 24 plant structures; EXPRESSED DURING: 14 growth stages; CONTAINS InterPro DOMAIN/s: RNA recognition motif, RNP-1 (InterPro:IPR000504), Nucleotide-binding, alpha-beta plait (InterPro:IPR012677), D111/G-patch (InterPro:IPR000467), Splicing factor, SPF45 (InterPro:IPR016967); Has 6802 Blast hits to 5609 proteins in 466 species: Archae - 14; Bacteria - 357; Metazoa - 3361; Fungi - 1024; Plants - 621; Viruses - 38; Other Eukaryotes - 1387 (source: NCBI BLink).), translated as MLGGLYGDLPPPTDDEKPSGNSSSVWSSSTKMAPPTLRKPPAFAPPQTILRPLNKPKPIVSAPYKPPPPSNSSQSVLIPANESAPSHQPALVGVTSSVIEEYDPARPNDYEEYKREKKRKATEAEMKREMDKRRQEDEERDKREREEREKERERDNSDPSRLNISGEEAWKRRAAMSGGGSGGKGRSSSPPGNVDGFSIGKSETSGLGVGAGGQMTAAQRMMAKMGWKQGQGLGKSEQGITTPLMAKKTDRRAGVIVNASENKSSSAEKKVVKSVNINGEPTRVLLLRNMVGPGQVDDELEDEVGGECGKYGTVTRVLIFEITEPNFPVHEAVRIFVQFSRPEETTKALVDLDGRYFGGRTVRATFYDEEKFSKNELAPVPGEIPGY; from the exons ATGCTTGGTGGATTATACGGAGATCTTCCTCCACCGACCGATGATGAGAAACCCAGTGGAAACTCCTCTTCCGTCTGGTCAAGCAGTACCAAAATGGCTCCACCTACACTTCGCAAACCACCAGCTTTTGCTCCCCCGCAAACAATCTTAAGACCTCTCAACAAACCTAAACCTATCGTTTCGGCTCCGTACaagcctcctcctccttcgaATTCATCGCAATCGGTGCTTATTCCGGCGAACGAATCAGCACCTTCGCATCAGCCTGCATTGGTTGGTGTGACTTCATCGGTGATTGAAGAGTACGATCCAGCGAGACCTAACGATTACGAGGAGTAtaagagggagaagaagaggaaagctACGGAAGCTGAGATGAAACGAGAGATGGATAAGAGAAGGCAAGAGGATGAGgaaagagataagagagaaagagaagagagggagaaggagagagagagagataacaGTGATCCGTCTCGGTTGAATATCTCCGGTGAGGAAGCGTGGAAGAGACGCGCTGCTATGAGTGGTGGTGGAAGTGGTGGGAAGGGAAGATCTTCGTCTCCGCCGGGGAATGTTGATGGGTTTAGTATTGGGAAATCGGAGACGAGTGGGTTAGGAGTAGGAGCAGGTGGACAGATGACAGCTGCTCAGAGGATGATGGCGAAGATGGGATGGAAACAAGGACAAGGGCTTGGGAAATCAGAGCAAGGGATTACTACGCCATTGATGGCTAAGAAGACTGATCGTAGAGCTGGTGTCATTGTCAATGCTAGTGAGAATAAATCTTCTTCGGCGGAGAAGAAGGTTGTTAAGAGTGTTAATATCAATGGTGAACCAACCAGGGTTTTGCTTCTTAGAAACATG GTTGGGCCAGGACAAGTAGATGATGAGCTAGAAGATGAGGTAGGAGGCGAGTGTGGCAAATACGGTACAGTCACTCGTGTACTGATATTCGAGATCACTGAACCGAACTTCCCTGTACACGAAGCAGTAAGAATCTTTGTTCAGTTTTCAAGACCCGAGGAAACAACTAAAGCCCTTGTAGACCTCGATGGGAGATACTTTGGAGGAAGAACCGTACGTGCAACGTTCtatgatgaagagaaattcAGTAAGAACGAGTTGGCTCCAGTTCCAGGTGAAATCCCTGGCTATTAA
- a CDS encoding uncharacterized protein (BEST Arabidopsis thaliana protein match is: embryo defective 1303 (TAIR:AT1G56200.1); Has 148 Blast hits to 148 proteins in 34 species: Archae - 0; Bacteria - 14; Metazoa - 63; Fungi - 0; Plants - 62; Viruses - 0; Other Eukaryotes - 9 (source: NCBI BLink).) — MIEKLRGATKIPNFSSTKNLPALIQISMVMPVMNPSLCIGTQTSVYLAPREKSFTSNGNSQRRYPTSVSMQRQPWSQSKFPSLQDAVQPVVVSKNKRPVFACNSALNSKCSQGQTQTVTRQSPTITQAPTHGKVKSPKLDDGGNGFPPRDDGGGGGGGGGGGSSSGGFFLFGFLLFMGYLKDLEGEHENNH; from the exons ATGATCGAGAAGCTTCGAGGAGCAACCAAAATCCCAAATTTTTCCTCGACAAAAAATCTACCTGCTTTGATCCAAATCTCTATGG TTATGCCGGTAATGAATCCATCATTGTGTATTGGTACACAAACATCGGTGTACCTCGCTCCTCGTGAGAAATCTTTTACGAGTAATG GAAACTCTCAAAGGCGTTATCCTACAAGCGTTTCTATGCAACGCCAGCCTTGGAGCCAAAGTAAATTCCCTTCTCTCCAGGATGCAGTGCAACCAGTTGTCGTCTCTAAGAATAAAAGACCAGTCTTTGCATGTAACTCTGCGCTG AATTCAAAATGCAGTCAAGGACAAACACAGACCGTTACACGGCAATCACCAACAATCACACAAGCTCCTACTCATG GAAAAGTTAAATCCCCAAAGCTTGATGACGGTGGAAACGGGTTCCCACCTCGggatgatggtggtggtggtggtggcggaggCGGTGGAGGGAGCTCTTCAGGTGGATTCTTCCTTTTCgggtttcttttgttcatgGGATACTTGAAAGATTTGGAGGGCGAACATGAAAACAACCATTAA
- a CDS encoding Heavy metal transport/detoxification superfamily protein (Heavy metal transport/detoxification superfamily protein; FUNCTIONS IN: metal ion binding; INVOLVED IN: metal ion transport; CONTAINS InterPro DOMAIN/s: Heavy metal transport/detoxification protein (InterPro:IPR006121); BEST Arabidopsis thaliana protein match is: Heavy metal transport/detoxification superfamily protein (TAIR:AT4G23882.1); Has 35333 Blast hits to 34131 proteins in 2444 species: Archae - 798; Bacteria - 22429; Metazoa - 974; Fungi - 991; Plants - 531; Viruses - 0; Other Eukaryotes - 9610 (source: NCBI BLink).) — translation MANPNQSVRTCILKVDLKCCIGCQKKASMKLQSISGVEEVEYNIEKGLMTVRGDVEPMALVRKLNKHDRKTELFSVKYQLDDDDLNSDSEDYSSSDSTNSSYDPKPMERQFQEKMMQQKKKKSGILKMLSLLWCFSSKSKVVQPLPMRNRNWHVPSKFENVPPGFGFNSTTSSQLRPPHPMMPYPPMMQPPMMQQQRPLMMQQQAQVPMPPNVNMFQSAPQPFKMHPKLHYGEQKQVVT, via the exons ATGGCGAACCCAAACCAATCCGTCCGG ACGTGCATACTAAAAGTCGATCTAAAGTGTTGCATTGGTTGCCAAAAAAAAGCAAGCATGAAATTGCAGAGTATCTCTG GTGTAGAGGAAGTGGAGTATAACATCGAAAAAGGGCTCATGACAGTCAGAGGTGACGTAGAACCCATGGCTCTGGTTCGTAAACTTAATAAACATGACagaaaaacagagcttttCTCAGTCAAGTACcagcttgatgatgatgatctaaACAGTGATTCAGAAGACTACTCTTCTTCTGACTCTACTAATTCATCTTATGATCCTAAACCCATGGAACGTCAATTCCAAGAGAAGATGatgcagcagaagaagaagaagtctgGGATACTAAAAATGCTTTCTCTTTTATGGTGTTTCAGCAGTAAATCAAAAGTTGTTCAGCCTTTACCGATGCGAAACCGAAACTGGCATGTCCCATCAAAGTTTGAGAATGTTCCTCCTGGCTTTGGCTTCAATTCTACTACATCGTCGCAGTTGCGGCCTCCGCATCCAATGATGCCCTATCCACCAATGATGCAACCACCAATGATGCAGCAACAACGACCACTAATGATGCAGCAACAAGCACAAGTTCCAATGCCACCTAATGTTAACATGTTCCAGTCAGCACCCCAACCGTTTAAGATGCACCCTAAGTTGCATTACGGGGAGCAGAAACAGGTTGTCACCTAA
- a CDS encoding uncharacterized protein (FUNCTIONS IN: molecular_function unknown; INVOLVED IN: biological_process unknown; BEST Arabidopsis thaliana protein match is: embryo defective 1303 (TAIR:AT1G56200.1); Has 30201 Blast hits to 17322 proteins in 780 species: Archae - 12; Bacteria - 1396; Metazoa - 17338; Fungi - 3422; Plants - 5037; Viruses - 0; Other Eukaryotes - 2996 (source: NCBI BLink).) has product MPVMNPSLCIGTQTSVYLAPREKSFTSNGNSQRRYPTSVSMQRQPWSQSKFPSLQDAVQPVVVSKNKRPVFACNSALNSKCSQGQTQTVTRQSPTITQAPTHGKLFHPLLYVEQLFCVSNKQEGLKKPYDSS; this is encoded by the exons ATGCCGGTAATGAATCCATCATTGTGTATTGGTACACAAACATCGGTGTACCTCGCTCCTCGTGAGAAATCTTTTACGAGTAATG GAAACTCTCAAAGGCGTTATCCTACAAGCGTTTCTATGCAACGCCAGCCTTGGAGCCAAAGTAAATTCCCTTCTCTCCAGGATGCAGTGCAACCAGTTGTCGTCTCTAAGAATAAAAGACCAGTCTTTGCATGTAACTCTGCGCTG AATTCAAAATGCAGTCAAGGACAAACACAGACCGTTACACGGCAATCACCAACAATCACACAAGCTCCTACTCATGGTAAATTGTTTCATCCCCTTCTCTATGTTGAACAACTATTTTGCGTTTCTAACAAACAAGAGGGGCTTAAAAAACCATACGATTCTAGCTAA